The following are encoded in a window of Tessaracoccus flavescens genomic DNA:
- a CDS encoding type II toxin-antitoxin system VapB family antitoxin — MIFKRVGDNRPYPDHGYTQKQWIAIAPHQVRLDELTTTKRTLDLEALLEEDSTFYGDLFAHVVAYRGELYLEDGLHRALRAALQQRQTMHARVLELN, encoded by the coding sequence GTGATCTTCAAGCGCGTCGGCGACAATCGCCCCTATCCGGACCACGGCTACACCCAGAAGCAGTGGATCGCGATCGCACCTCACCAGGTGCGCCTTGACGAACTCACGACCACCAAGAGGACCCTGGATCTGGAAGCGCTGCTCGAGGAGGATTCGACCTTCTACGGAGATCTGTTCGCCCATGTCGTCGCCTACAGGGGTGAGCTTTATCTCGAGGACGGGCTCCACCGTGCTCTGCGCGCTGCACTGCAGCAGCGGCAGACAATGCACGCCCGGGTGCTCGAATTGAACTAA
- a CDS encoding LytR C-terminal domain-containing protein, translated as MRIFRLIATPLILLGLLGLLAWGALWGWKALTAPIPSPSPTPCVTQTVETLTGQSVYVRIFNAGFTTGAAGRLRDALESRAFNVIRIDNVEEKYKKVTIKGNTKHGGQLRLLTLQFAPDTFEVQDDGRIDGTFDVYLPTDGVEMAETPISQIAGGEVCVVPPKTPTPKPSPEPSREP; from the coding sequence GTGCGCATTTTCAGGCTCATCGCTACCCCACTGATCCTGCTGGGGCTCCTCGGCCTGCTCGCTTGGGGCGCATTGTGGGGCTGGAAGGCCTTGACGGCACCGATTCCGTCGCCGTCGCCGACGCCGTGCGTGACGCAGACCGTCGAGACCCTGACGGGACAGTCGGTTTACGTGCGGATCTTCAACGCCGGCTTCACCACCGGGGCGGCGGGCCGCCTCCGGGACGCGCTCGAGTCGCGGGCCTTCAACGTGATCCGGATCGACAACGTCGAGGAGAAGTACAAGAAGGTCACGATCAAGGGCAACACGAAGCACGGCGGCCAGCTCCGCCTGCTGACGCTCCAGTTCGCACCCGACACGTTCGAGGTGCAGGACGACGGACGCATCGACGGCACCTTCGACGTCTACCTCCCCACCGATGGCGTTGAGATGGCCGAGACCCCGATCTCTCAGATCGCGGGCGGCGAGGTCTGTGTGGTTCCGCCCAAGACTCCGACCCCCAAGCCCTCGCCCGAGCCGAGCCGAGAGCCGTAA
- a CDS encoding integrase catalytic domain-containing protein, whose product MELTMAQRKAITTAQAKAWTKATKAEKAAILDAVVQVTGWHRDHARKMLRRAATGQMPGPRKPREAIRRYDTHVTEALVRCWAMLDGIASKRLAAALPRLLAALERLDRLDMSVEVRDQLLAMSPATMDRHLQPYRTGLIAAKGIAHTKPGSLLKSSIPLKTWAEWNDTEPGFIEIDLVGHEGGDNNGTFHYSLNATDIATGWTETCTVRSKGERIVAAGLDQLIGRFPFLILGIHSDNGSEFINHHLSRYCNLRQITFTRGRPSHSNDQAHIEQKNWSIVRRAVGYWRYDTARELDLLNHLWPAWNTRNNLLMPSQKLISKTRTGAKVTKRHDTATTPADRLLRDHPDTLTPAEHAALHDRLDTVDPIELGDQIAVIQGNLLDLAKRRGAVQRRAKRNHVYLSRTKITRASSDEATTQTKRAS is encoded by the coding sequence ATGGAGTTGACGATGGCCCAGCGCAAAGCGATCACCACGGCCCAGGCGAAGGCATGGACGAAGGCGACCAAGGCGGAGAAGGCCGCGATTCTGGACGCGGTGGTCCAGGTCACCGGCTGGCATCGCGATCATGCCCGCAAGATGCTGCGCCGCGCCGCGACCGGTCAGATGCCCGGGCCCCGCAAACCCCGAGAGGCGATCAGGCGCTACGACACACACGTCACCGAAGCATTGGTGCGGTGCTGGGCCATGCTCGACGGGATCGCCTCGAAACGTCTCGCAGCCGCCTTGCCACGGTTGCTGGCCGCGCTGGAACGCCTCGACCGACTCGACATGAGCGTCGAGGTCCGTGACCAGCTCCTGGCCATGTCACCGGCCACCATGGACCGGCACCTGCAGCCCTACCGCACCGGACTGATCGCTGCCAAAGGCATCGCCCACACCAAACCCGGCTCGTTGTTGAAGTCCTCGATTCCGCTCAAGACCTGGGCCGAGTGGAACGACACCGAACCCGGGTTCATCGAGATCGACCTGGTCGGCCACGAAGGCGGCGACAACAACGGCACCTTCCACTACAGCCTCAACGCCACCGACATCGCCACCGGCTGGACCGAAACCTGCACCGTGCGCTCCAAAGGCGAACGCATCGTCGCCGCTGGCCTCGACCAACTCATCGGCCGGTTCCCGTTCCTGATCCTGGGAATCCACTCCGACAACGGATCCGAGTTCATCAACCACCACCTCTCCCGCTACTGCAACCTGCGCCAGATCACCTTCACCCGCGGCCGGCCCTCCCACTCCAACGACCAAGCCCACATCGAGCAAAAGAACTGGTCGATCGTGCGCCGCGCCGTCGGCTACTGGCGCTACGACACCGCCCGCGAACTTGACCTCCTCAACCACCTCTGGCCCGCCTGGAACACCCGAAACAACCTGCTGATGCCCAGCCAGAAACTGATCTCGAAAACCCGCACCGGCGCGAAAGTCACCAAACGCCACGACACCGCCACCACACCAGCCGACCGGCTCCTTCGCGACCACCCCGACACGCTCACCCCAGCCGAGCACGCTGCCCTCCACGACCGCCTCGACACCGTCGACCCCATCGAACTCGGCGACCAGATCGCTGTGATCCAAGGCAACCTGCTCGACCTCGCCAAACGCCGCGGAGCCGTCCAGCGACGCGCGAAACGCAACCACGTCTACCTCTCCCGCACCAAAATCACGCGGGCATCTTCAGATGAGGCAACGACTCAAACCAAGCGGGCATCTTGA
- a CDS encoding MFS transporter: protein MRDFVTLMKIPGLALVIATQLAARFPAGMYSLGLLMHVEHTQGNYTSAGIVLAAFSIGMAIAGPIVSRQLSRFGTMPVLVVTLVISSASFGLLAALNLPLAGQAALAAIGGAAMPPVIPAVRTLYPVMAPQRMLTALFNLDAALQELIWVFGPVLITLLVAGFGTSTALLVVVAIQVAGGLLFALAPRVRRLVIPAATRKLGRVLQNPSVVLMMFASMLMIGSFASIEAAVVATFGEGSVNAGIVLAISSIGSLLGGLLAGNRQLTRWSLTLRLLVVVSGFAVATATSGFVGLSIALFVAGLGIAPALAAVSSVIARAVDLSDTAEAFGWIGTGQLIGTSIGSALAGIAIDAQGGHGGILVSVAICALAVVVSAVFRKAQPDMKLPIEDDL, encoded by the coding sequence GTGCGTGACTTCGTGACCTTGATGAAGATTCCCGGTCTCGCTCTCGTCATCGCGACCCAGCTCGCCGCCCGCTTCCCCGCAGGCATGTACTCGCTTGGCCTCCTGATGCACGTCGAGCACACCCAGGGGAACTACACCTCAGCAGGCATCGTGCTTGCCGCCTTCTCGATCGGCATGGCCATCGCCGGGCCGATCGTCTCGCGCCAGCTCAGCCGGTTCGGGACGATGCCGGTCCTCGTGGTGACGCTGGTCATCTCCTCGGCCTCCTTCGGGCTGCTCGCGGCGCTGAACCTCCCCCTCGCCGGCCAGGCCGCGCTCGCGGCGATCGGCGGCGCGGCGATGCCTCCGGTCATCCCCGCCGTCCGCACCCTGTACCCCGTCATGGCGCCGCAGCGGATGCTCACCGCCCTGTTCAACCTCGACGCAGCCCTGCAGGAACTGATCTGGGTGTTCGGACCGGTCCTGATCACCCTCCTCGTCGCGGGCTTCGGCACGTCGACGGCGCTGCTGGTGGTCGTCGCGATCCAGGTCGCCGGAGGGCTGCTGTTCGCGCTCGCCCCGCGAGTCCGCCGACTCGTGATCCCCGCAGCCACGCGCAAGCTCGGACGGGTGCTGCAGAACCCGTCGGTGGTCCTGATGATGTTCGCCTCGATGCTGATGATCGGCTCGTTCGCCTCGATCGAGGCCGCGGTCGTCGCCACGTTCGGCGAGGGTTCCGTGAACGCGGGCATCGTGCTCGCCATCTCGTCGATCGGATCCCTGCTCGGCGGCCTGCTCGCCGGGAACCGTCAGCTCACCCGTTGGTCGCTCACTCTGCGACTGCTGGTGGTCGTCAGCGGTTTCGCGGTCGCGACGGCGACGTCGGGCTTCGTCGGACTCTCCATCGCGCTGTTCGTCGCCGGCCTCGGCATCGCCCCGGCGCTGGCCGCGGTGTCCTCGGTGATCGCCCGCGCCGTCGACCTCTCCGACACCGCCGAGGCGTTCGGCTGGATCGGCACCGGCCAGTTGATCGGCACCTCCATCGGGTCGGCACTGGCAGGCATCGCCATCGACGCGCAGGGCGGCCACGGCGGCATCCTGGTCAGCGTCGCGATCTGCGCGCTCGCCGTCGTGGTGTCGGCCGTGTTCCGGAAGGCCCAGCCCGACATGAAGCTGCCGATCGAGGACGACCTCTGA
- a CDS encoding formylglycine-generating enzyme family protein, with protein sequence MADDHGSHACCSGDVSSFAERAPGTARMAAGPVGRSDHLPEEVELPGGTFAMGDSSGDANRSDGELPVRQVEVEPFAIDATSVTNDAFAAFVDATGYVTDAEDLGVSAVFHLAVRARDEDVLGAVPGTPWWLAVRGADWRHPAGPESALEGIGDHPVVQVSWADAAAYAGRRLPTEAEWEYASRGGLASKKYPWGDEEVDERGWRANIWQGRFPAVNTVEDGFLTTAPVHSFEPNGFGLWQTVGNVWEWCSDVWRAGSDKSDPAVSRVMRGGSYLCHISYCNRYRNSARTSNTADSASGNVGFRTVRALG encoded by the coding sequence GTGGCTGACGATCATGGCTCCCACGCCTGCTGCTCCGGTGACGTGTCGTCGTTCGCGGAGCGCGCACCCGGGACGGCGCGGATGGCTGCCGGCCCCGTCGGCCGCTCGGACCACCTTCCCGAAGAGGTCGAGCTGCCCGGCGGCACATTCGCGATGGGCGACTCCTCCGGCGACGCCAACCGCAGCGACGGCGAGCTGCCGGTGCGCCAGGTCGAGGTCGAGCCCTTCGCGATCGACGCCACCTCCGTCACCAACGACGCCTTCGCGGCCTTCGTCGACGCCACCGGCTACGTGACCGACGCCGAGGACCTGGGCGTCTCGGCCGTCTTCCACCTCGCCGTCAGGGCCAGGGACGAGGACGTGCTCGGCGCCGTCCCCGGCACCCCCTGGTGGTTGGCCGTCCGCGGCGCCGACTGGCGGCACCCGGCCGGGCCGGAATCCGCGCTCGAGGGAATCGGCGACCACCCCGTCGTCCAGGTGAGCTGGGCCGACGCTGCCGCCTACGCCGGTCGTCGGCTCCCCACTGAGGCTGAGTGGGAGTACGCCTCCCGCGGCGGCCTCGCGTCGAAGAAGTACCCGTGGGGCGACGAGGAGGTCGACGAGCGCGGCTGGCGCGCCAACATCTGGCAGGGCCGCTTCCCCGCCGTCAACACAGTCGAGGACGGATTCCTGACCACCGCACCGGTGCACAGCTTCGAACCGAACGGGTTCGGGCTGTGGCAGACGGTCGGCAACGTCTGGGAATGGTGCTCGGACGTGTGGCGGGCCGGCTCGGACAAGTCCGACCCGGCGGTCAGCCGCGTGATGCGCGGCGGCAGCTACCTCTGCCACATCTCGTACTGCAACCGCTACCGCAACTCGGCGCGGACGTCGAACACCGCCGACTCGGCGTCGGGCAACGTCGGCTTCCGCACGGTCCGCGCGCTCGGTTGA
- the tadA gene encoding tRNA adenosine(34) deaminase TadA — MRLALEEAEAAARHDDVPIGAVVLDPSGVVIARASNERELHADPTAHAEVVAIRRAAEAVGEWRLTDCTLVVTLEPCTMCAGAIVSSRIGHLVFGAYDEKAGAVASLWDVVRDPRLNHRPKVTTGVLAEESTALLDAFFAARR; from the coding sequence ATGCGCCTCGCCCTTGAGGAGGCCGAGGCTGCCGCACGCCATGACGACGTCCCGATCGGCGCCGTCGTGCTCGACCCGTCCGGCGTCGTCATCGCCCGCGCGAGCAACGAACGCGAACTGCACGCAGATCCGACGGCGCACGCCGAGGTGGTCGCGATCCGCCGCGCCGCGGAGGCCGTCGGGGAGTGGAGGCTGACCGACTGCACGCTCGTGGTCACGCTCGAGCCGTGCACGATGTGCGCAGGCGCGATCGTCAGTTCCCGGATCGGCCACCTGGTCTTCGGCGCCTACGACGAGAAGGCGGGGGCCGTCGCCTCGCTGTGGGACGTCGTGCGGGACCCTCGCCTGAACCACCGCCCGAAGGTGACCACCGGTGTCCTGGCCGAGGAGTCGACGGCGCTGCTCGACGCGTTCTTCGCCGCTCGCCGGTAG